One region of Hoeflea sp. 108 genomic DNA includes:
- a CDS encoding ABC transporter permease, producing MNRAWRLLKRRLVGSIPVLLIVVIGSFLLLEAAPGDAVDAYVASVGGDAGMIEALRQSWGLDASPMTRLVAYLWALLHLDLGHSVAFSRPVLDVVLERLPNTLLLMGAATALSFALGTALGIIAGARPGSARDRFLSIGSLALYAVPGFWLALVLTIVFSVELRWLPLSGMETIASGKTGHARALDIAWHMVLPVTSLGLIYLALYLRMMRACMAEVWRMDFTLAARARGIPRRRIVMSHVARNALLPLVTMLGLQSAQMLGGSVVIESVFSVPGLGRLAQEAVGSRDTPLLIGIILVSAVLVIVINLLVDIAYAALDPRVGASEANA from the coding sequence ATGAACCGCGCCTGGCGCCTGCTGAAACGCCGGCTGGTCGGCAGCATTCCGGTGCTGCTGATCGTGGTCATAGGCTCGTTCCTGCTGCTCGAAGCCGCCCCCGGCGACGCGGTCGACGCCTATGTCGCTTCGGTCGGCGGCGATGCCGGCATGATCGAGGCGCTGCGGCAGAGCTGGGGGCTGGATGCCTCGCCGATGACGCGGCTTGTCGCCTATCTCTGGGCGCTGTTGCATCTCGATCTCGGCCATTCGGTCGCCTTCTCCCGGCCGGTGCTGGATGTCGTTCTGGAGCGGCTCCCGAACACGCTGCTCTTGATGGGGGCGGCAACCGCGTTGTCCTTCGCGCTTGGAACAGCGCTCGGCATCATAGCGGGGGCGCGGCCCGGCAGCGCCCGCGACCGCTTCCTGTCGATCGGCTCGCTGGCGCTCTACGCCGTGCCCGGCTTCTGGCTGGCGCTGGTGCTGACCATCGTCTTTTCGGTCGAGCTGCGCTGGCTGCCACTTTCGGGCATGGAGACCATTGCATCAGGCAAGACCGGCCATGCCCGGGCGCTCGACATCGCCTGGCACATGGTGCTGCCGGTAACGAGCCTCGGCCTGATCTATCTTGCGCTCTATCTCCGCATGATGCGGGCGTGCATGGCCGAGGTCTGGCGCATGGATTTTACCCTGGCGGCCCGTGCGCGCGGCATTCCGAGGCGGCGTATCGTGATGAGCCATGTCGCCCGCAACGCGCTGTTACCGCTGGTCACCATGCTGGGCCTGCAGTCGGCACAGATGCTGGGCGGCAGCGTGGTGATCGAAAGCGTGTTTTCGGTGCCGGGCCTCGGCCGGCTGGCGCAGGAGGCGGTGGGGTCGCGCGACACGCCGCTGCTGATCGGCATCATTCTCGTCAGCGCCGTGTTGGTGATCGTCATCAACTTGCTGGTCGACATCGCCTATGCCGCGCTCGACCCGCGCGTCGGCGCCAGCGAGGCGAACGCATGA
- a CDS encoding ABC transporter permease, producing the protein MNLGRLLRLPEAVAGFAILGLLAAMALAAPLLFPGDPLAIAGQPLLRPFQDWALPLGTDRLGRDVLAGLFHGARTSLAVGLAAAAASILVGSIVGTVAGFAGGLVDEVLMRITDAFQTVPGFLLSLALVSVVGASLTVVVVAIALSAWTGPARIARAEVLSIRERDFVASARVIGMNPVEIAFREVLPNALPPVLALSSVIVAAAILTEAALSFLGLGDPNRVTWGGMIAEGRAVLRSAPYLSVIPGIALVLAVLGVYLAGEGVVESSAAREGQA; encoded by the coding sequence ATGAATCTCGGTCGCCTGTTGCGTTTGCCTGAGGCCGTTGCCGGCTTCGCCATCCTCGGTCTGCTTGCCGCTATGGCGCTGGCCGCCCCGTTGCTGTTCCCCGGCGATCCGCTGGCGATTGCCGGTCAGCCGCTGCTGCGGCCTTTCCAGGATTGGGCGCTGCCGCTCGGCACCGACCGTCTCGGCCGCGACGTGCTGGCGGGGCTGTTCCATGGTGCCCGCACGTCGCTGGCCGTTGGGCTCGCCGCCGCCGCTGCCTCGATCCTCGTCGGCAGCATCGTCGGTACGGTGGCGGGCTTTGCTGGTGGGCTGGTCGACGAGGTGCTGATGCGCATCACCGACGCCTTCCAGACGGTTCCGGGCTTCCTGCTGTCGCTGGCGCTGGTCAGCGTTGTCGGGGCGTCGCTTACAGTGGTGGTGGTCGCGATTGCACTCAGTGCCTGGACCGGACCGGCACGCATTGCCCGTGCCGAAGTGCTGTCGATCCGCGAGCGCGACTTTGTCGCCTCGGCACGGGTCATCGGCATGAACCCGGTCGAGATCGCCTTCCGCGAGGTGCTGCCCAATGCGTTGCCGCCTGTACTGGCGCTGTCGTCGGTAATCGTGGCCGCCGCCATCCTGACCGAGGCAGCGCTGTCCTTCCTCGGTCTCGGCGACCCCAACCGCGTGACCTGGGGTGGCATGATCGCGGAGGGCAGGGCGGTGCTGCGTTCGGCGCCTTACCTTTCCGTCATCCCCGGCATCGCATTGGTGCTGGCGGTGCTCGGCGTCTACCTCGCCGGCGAGGGCGTGGTCGAAAGCTCGGCGGCTCGGGAGGGGCAGGCATGA
- a CDS encoding ABC transporter ATP-binding protein, giving the protein MTRLLSLRGLGVRYRGAATPALEDVDLDLAAGERLAIIGESGSGKSTLARAVAGLLPQTATLQGTLAWPGLDQPARNGGDIGFVFQDPASSLDPVMSVGDQVAEVAHANLGLNWRAARRLAVELLDRVQLPEPAVLAHSYPHQLSGGQKQRVAIAAAIAARPRLLIADEATSALDTIVQAEIVALIRELVTEDGMALIFVSHDIALAANHADRIAVFRHGRMVEMAMTAELVSRPKTNYSRALLAAHLGLDAHAEARI; this is encoded by the coding sequence ATGACGCGGCTGTTGTCCCTGCGCGGACTTGGCGTGCGCTACAGGGGCGCTGCTACGCCCGCACTTGAAGACGTCGACCTTGATCTCGCAGCCGGCGAAAGGCTGGCGATCATCGGCGAAAGCGGTTCGGGCAAGAGCACGCTGGCGCGTGCCGTGGCCGGGCTGTTGCCGCAAACGGCCACACTTCAAGGCACGCTCGCGTGGCCGGGGCTTGATCAGCCGGCGCGCAATGGCGGCGACATCGGTTTCGTCTTCCAGGACCCGGCGTCGAGCCTCGACCCGGTCATGTCGGTCGGTGATCAGGTGGCCGAAGTGGCGCATGCCAATCTCGGCCTGAATTGGCGCGCCGCGCGCCGCTTGGCGGTCGAGTTGCTCGACCGGGTGCAACTGCCGGAGCCGGCGGTACTTGCGCATTCTTATCCGCACCAGCTCTCTGGCGGGCAGAAGCAGCGCGTGGCGATTGCGGCCGCGATTGCTGCGCGGCCACGACTTTTGATCGCCGACGAGGCGACGAGCGCGCTCGACACCATCGTGCAGGCCGAGATCGTGGCGCTGATCCGCGAGTTGGTGACTGAGGACGGCATGGCGCTGATCTTCGTCAGCCACGACATCGCACTCGCCGCCAACCATGCCGACCGCATCGCTGTCTTCCGCCATGGCCGCATGGTCGAGATGGCTATGACGGCGGAGTTGGTATCTCGGCCGAAGACCAACTACAGCCGTGCGCTGCTTGCCGCGCATCTCGGGCTCGATGCCCATGCCGAGGCACGGATATGA